A single genomic interval of Bartonella sp. HY328 harbors:
- a CDS encoding tetratricopeptide repeat protein, which translates to MKKHISKLVYIAILSLVTISHSYGQNRLNRDSSFEEFYKAAQQGEVRAQLVVGTMYSVGKGVAQDVELAVRWYCLAASQGYKEAQYSLGVSYYEGYGIKQDKAEAFRWLKLAAEQGLSLAQFHIAMINFDGDGVEKT; encoded by the coding sequence ATGAAAAAACACATTTCAAAGCTCGTTTATATAGCAATTTTAAGTCTTGTAACAATAAGCCATAGCTATGGCCAAAATAGGCTTAATCGCGACAGTAGTTTTGAAGAATTTTATAAAGCGGCACAACAAGGTGAAGTCCGCGCGCAACTGGTGGTTGGCACCATGTATTCTGTTGGTAAAGGTGTCGCGCAAGATGTTGAACTTGCGGTTAGGTGGTATTGTTTGGCGGCTAGTCAAGGATATAAAGAAGCGCAATATAGCCTTGGTGTATCCTATTATGAAGGCTATGGAATAAAACAAGATAAGGCTGAAGCATTTAGATGGCTGAAATTAGCTGCTGAACAAGGTTTATCGCTCGCCCAATTTCATATTGCCATGATAAATTTTGACGGTGATGGCGTTGAAAAAACGTAA